Genomic segment of Actinomycetota bacterium:
GAACAACCCGGTCCTGATCGGCGAACCGGGGGTCGGCAAGACCGCGATCGTCGAGGGGCTGGCCCGCCGCATCGTCGAAGGCGACGTCCCGGCGACCCTCCAGGACCGCCGGCTGATCCAGCTCGATCTCGCGTCGATGGTCGCCGGCGCCAAGTACCGCGGCGAGTTCGAGGAGCGGCTCAAGGCCGTTCTGGCCGAGATCGAGGCCTCGGAGGGCCAGATCGTCACGTTCATCGACGAGCTGCACACGGTGGTCGGGGCGGGGGCCGCCGAGGGGGCGATGGACGCGTCGAACATGCTCAAGCCGATGCTGGCACGCGGTCAGTTGCGCATGATCGGGGCGACCACGCTCGACGAGTACCGCAAGCACATCGAGAAGGACGCGGCGCTGGAGCGCCGCTTCCAGCCGGTGTTCGTCGGTCAACCCTCCGCCGCAGACACGATCGCGATCCTGCGTGGGCTCAAGGAACGCTACGAGGTCCACCACGGCGTGCGGATCACCGACGACGCGATCGTGGCCGCCGCGACGCTGTCGGACCGCTACATCACTGATCGCTTCCTGCCCGACAAGGCCATCGACCTGCTCGACGAGGCGGCGGCGCGACTGCGGATCGCGATCGACTCGCTCCCGCCCGAGATCGACGAGGTCGACCGGCGGGTGCGTCAGCTGGAGATCGAACGTGCTGCGCTGGCCAACGAGGAGACCGACACCGCCCGCCAGCGGCTGGCCGACCTCGACCGGGAGCTCGCCGACCTCCGCGAGGTGCTGGCCAGTCTCCACGCGCGCTGGCGGTCCGAGAAGGAAGCGATCGAGCGGTTGCAGGCGCTCAAGGAGGACCAGGAACGGGTCCGCGACGAAGCCGACCGCGCCGAGCGCGACGGTGATCTGCAGCGCGCCGCGGAGCTGCGCTACGGGCGGCTGCCCGAGTTGCAGCGCGAGGTCGCGGACGCCACCGCGCGCATCGACGAGCTCCGCGCCGACGGTGGCGGCCTGCTCGAGGAGGAGGTCACCGCCGAGGAGATCGCTGAGGTCGTGTCTCGATGGACCGGGATCCCGGTGTCGAAGCTGATGTCGTCGGAGATGGAGAAGCTGGCGACGCTCGAGACCTACCTGCACCAGCGGGTCGTCGGCCAAGACGACGCGGTCACCGCGGTGGCCAACGCCGTGCGCCGTGCCCGCTCCGGGCTCTCCGACCCCGATCGTCCGCTCGGTTCGTTCCTGTTCCTGGGTCCCACCGGGGTCGGGAAGACCGAGCTGGCCCGCACCCTGGCCGCGGAGCTGTTCGACGACGAGCGGGCTCTGATCCGTCTCGACATGGGCGAGTACCAGGAGAAGCACACGGTCGCCCGGCTGATCGGCGCCCCGCCCGGGTACGTCGGGTACGAGGAGGGCGGTCAGCTCACGGAGCAGGTCCGCCGCCGCCCCTACTCGGTCGTCCTGCTCGACGAGGTCGAGAAGGCCCACGCCGACGTGTTCAACGTGCTCCTGCAGGTCCTCGACGATGGGCGCCTCACCGACGGTCAGGGACGCACGGTGGACTTCCGCAACGTGGTCCTGATCATGACCTCCAACCTGGGCAGCCAGTTCATCCTGGATCCCGCCGCCACCGAGGAGGAGCTGCACGAGAAGGTCATGGCGGAGGTCCGCGGCCACTTCCGGCCGGAGTTCCTCAACCGCGTCGACGAGATCGTGATCTTCGGCAGGCTCACGCGTGAACAGCTCGCCGCGATCGTCGACATCCAGCTGGAGCGGCTGCGCCGCCGCCTGGCGGACCGAGACCTGACGCTCGAGGTCAGCGACGCCGCCCGCCACTGGCTCGCCGACCGTGGCTACGACCCGGTGTACGGGGCGCGGCCCTTGAAGCGCGTCATCCGCAAGGAGGTGGAGGACCGCATCGCGCTGGCGCTGCTGAACGGTGGCCTCGAGGACGGCCACACGGTGGTGGTCGACGTATCCGGCGACGATCTGGTCGTCGAGGGGCGCACTCCCGTCGCGGCCTGACGCCAGGAGACGTAGGCTGCGAGCGAGCCCCCTTGGAACGCAGGAAGGTGAACCCCCATGCCCACCGGTCGCGTGAAGGTCTTCGACGAGGAGCGGAAC
This window contains:
- the clpB gene encoding ATP-dependent chaperone ClpB; protein product: MNPDKLTLKSSEALQNAVAMARQSHHPEALPAHLMLALLGQPDSVVLPVVQRLGVTPTRLRGRVNEVLEGVSRAYGASGEVRVSPRLAAVLDEAEREASQLTDEYVSTEHLLLALTTEDGPVGRVLRDAGVTHDAILGVLKDVRGTQRVTSPTPESTYEALEKYARDLTQMAREGKLDPVIGRDDEIRRVIQVLVRRTKNNPVLIGEPGVGKTAIVEGLARRIVEGDVPATLQDRRLIQLDLASMVAGAKYRGEFEERLKAVLAEIEASEGQIVTFIDELHTVVGAGAAEGAMDASNMLKPMLARGQLRMIGATTLDEYRKHIEKDAALERRFQPVFVGQPSAADTIAILRGLKERYEVHHGVRITDDAIVAAATLSDRYITDRFLPDKAIDLLDEAAARLRIAIDSLPPEIDEVDRRVRQLEIERAALANEETDTARQRLADLDRELADLREVLASLHARWRSEKEAIERLQALKEDQERVRDEADRAERDGDLQRAAELRYGRLPELQREVADATARIDELRADGGGLLEEEVTAEEIAEVVSRWTGIPVSKLMSSEMEKLATLETYLHQRVVGQDDAVTAVANAVRRARSGLSDPDRPLGSFLFLGPTGVGKTELARTLAAELFDDERALIRLDMGEYQEKHTVARLIGAPPGYVGYEEGGQLTEQVRRRPYSVVLLDEVEKAHADVFNVLLQVLDDGRLTDGQGRTVDFRNVVLIMTSNLGSQFILDPAATEEELHEKVMAEVRGHFRPEFLNRVDEIVIFGRLTREQLAAIVDIQLERLRRRLADRDLTLEVSDAARHWLADRGYDPVYGARPLKRVIRKEVEDRIALALLNGGLEDGHTVVVDVSGDDLVVEGRTPVAA